Proteins encoded in a region of the Tribolium castaneum strain GA2 chromosome 7, icTriCast1.1, whole genome shotgun sequence genome:
- the LOC135266756 gene encoding uncharacterized protein LOC135266756: protein MATVEEQAATIQLLQQQLADAQRLLTERGANANPPDAAQGNPPASGTPRPEVEEINSTPKLPPFWHKNPSLWFVQVEAHFHASRVKADLTKYCNVVAALDSYTLQAIEDFLRNPPQADKYERLKAKLITTFTESQEQQLRKLLKEIELGDKKPSRLLCEMRALAREQVSSEVVRTLWLQRLPPHIQLVLSTMDGMDGEKLASVADKLTEIPMANVMAVGADASDANGICAVRTPHSASAHQAAATLNAGATNALASLQKQVTELSAKLDKLSATKWRQRSRSQSRSRNPLQQQQNGDNVCFYHNKFGAEARKCRHPCSFPQGN, encoded by the coding sequence ATGGCGACCGTCGAAGAGCAAGCCGCGACTATTCAATTGCTACAACAGCAGTTAGCGGACGCCCAAAGACTTTTAACAGAGCGGGGAGCAAACGCAAATCCACCTGACGCCGCACAGGGTAATCCCCCAGCGTCAGGGACACCCAGGCCTGAAGTGGAGGAAATCAATAGTACCCCAAAACTGCCGccattttggcacaaaaatcCAAGCCTGTGGTTTGTGCAAGTAGAGGCCCATTTTCACGCCAGCCGGGTCAAAGCAGATCTAACCAAGTACTGTAACGTGGTCGCAGCGCTGGACTCTTACACCCTGCAGGCGATAGAGGACTTCCTGCGGAACCCGCCGCAAGCTGACAAGTACGAACGGCTGAAGGCCAAGCTCATAACGACGTTTACGGAGTCCCAGGAACAGCAGCTCCGCAAATTGTTAAAAGAAATTGAGCTGGGGGACAAAAAGCCATCACGCCTCCTTTGCGAGATGAGAGCGCTTGCCAGGGAGCAGGTGAGCAGCGAGGTGGTGAGGACGCTGTGGCTCCAAAGGCTGCCCCCACACATCCAGTTGGTCCTTTCCACTATGGACGGGATGGATGGAGAGAAATTGGCCTCCGTAGCAGACAAACTTACGGAAATTCCAATGGCGAATGTAATGGCGGTAGGCGCCGACGCCAGCGACGCCAACGGCATCTGCGCCGTGCGCACCCCTCACAGCGCATCCGCGCATCAAGCGGCAGCAACTTTAAACGCTGGCGCCACCAACGCGCTTGCGTCTCTACAAAAACAGGTAACTGAATTATCGGCCAAGCTCGACAAACTTTCTGCGACAAAATGGCGGCAGCGTAGCCGTTCTCAATCACGAAGCCGCAACCCTCTTCAACAGCAACAAAATGGCGACAATGTCTGTTTCTACCACAATAAATTTGGTGCTGAAGCCAGGAAATGTCGGCACCCTTGCAGTTTCCCGCAGGGAAACTAA